A genomic segment from Gossypium hirsutum isolate 1008001.06 chromosome D04, Gossypium_hirsutum_v2.1, whole genome shotgun sequence encodes:
- the LOC107899548 gene encoding AMP deaminase isoform X2: MEKRNAMVLSMSMGFLPVCRGSILCLKGPNLPDHINANGEAMQIAASSMIRSHSIAGDLHGVQPDPIAADILRKEPEQETFARLKISPSEVPLPDEVEVYVVLQECLEMRKRYVFKEAVAPWEKEVISDPSTPKPNPDPFFYAPEGNSDHYFEMQDGVIHVYDNKDTRRELFPVADATTFFTDLHHILRVIAAGNIRTLCFHRLNLLEQKFNLHLMLNADREFLAQKSAPHRDFYNVRKVDTHVHHSACMNQKHLLRFIKSKLRKEPDEVVIFRDGTYLTLKEVFESLDLTGYDLNVDLLDVHADKSTFHRFDKFNLKYNPCGQSRLREIFLKQDNLIQGRFLGELTKEVFSDLAASKYQMAEYRISIYGRKQSEWDQLASWIVNNDLYSENVVWLIQIPRLYNVYKEMGIVTSFQNILDNIFIPLFEVTVDPDSHPQLHVFLKQVVGLDLVDDESKPERRPTKHMPTPDQWTNVFNPAFSYYAYYCYANLYTLNKLRESKGMTTIKFRPHSGEAGDIDHLAATFLTAHNIAHGINLRKSPVLQYLYYLAQIGLAMSPLSNNSLFLDYHRNPFPMFFLRGLNVSLSTDDPLQIHLTKEPLVEEYSIAASVWKLSACDLCEIARNSVYQSGFSHALKSHWIGKEYYKRGPNGNEIQRTNVPHIRLEFRDRIWREEMQLVYLGKAIIPEEVEK; this comes from the exons ATGGAGAAGAGAAACGCAATGGTCCTGTCAATGTCGATGGGATTCCTCCCGGTTTGCCGAGGCTCCATACTCTGCCTGAAG GGCCCAAATTTGCCTGATCACATCAATGCTAATGGAGAGGCAATGCAGATAGCTGCTTCTAGTATGATTCGGTCCCATAGTATAGCCGGTGACCTCCATGGTGTTCAACCTGATCCTATTGCAGCTGATATTCTAAGGAAAGAGCCAGAGCAAGAAACTTTTGCACGACTTAAAATTTCCCCTTCTG AGGTACCATTGCCGGATGAAGTTGAGGTCTATGTAGTTCTGCAAGAATGCCTGGAAATGCGGAAAAGATATGTATTCAAGGAGGCAGTTGCTCCTTGGGAAAAAGAAGTTATATCAGACCCAAGCACACCAAAACCTAATCCAGATCCCTTTTTTTATGCTCCTGAAGGAAACTCTGAT CATTATTTTGAGATGCAAGATGGAGTAATACATGTCTATGACAATAAAGATA CTAGAAGGGAGCTCTTTCCTGTAGCTGATGCGACAACCTTTTtcactgacttgcaccacatacTTCGCGTTATAGCGGCAGGCAATATCAGAACTTTGTGTTTTCACCGGCTAAATCTTCTAGAACAA AAATTCAATCTTCATTTGATGCTAAATGCGGATAGAGAATTTCTGGCTCAGAAAAGTGCACCACATAGGGACTTCTATAACGTAAGGAAAGTTGATACACATGTGCATCATTCAGCGTGCATGAACCAGAAACACCTTTTGAGGTTTATCAAGTCGAAGTTGAGGAAAGAACCGGATGAG GTTGTAATATTTCGAGATGGGACATATTTGACCTTGAAAGAAGTTTTTGAGAGCTTAGATTTAACTGG GTATGATTTAAATGTGGACCTTCTTGATGTTCATGCTGACAAAAGTACCTTTCATCGGTTTGATAAATTTAACCTCAAGTATAATCCTTGCGGTCAAAGTAGGCTCAGGGAGATTTTCCTCAAGCAGGACAATCTTATCCAAG GTCGATTCCTTGGTGAGTTGACAAAGGAAGTGTTTTCTGATCTTGCTGCAAGCAAATATCAA ATGGCTGAATACAGAATATCAATATATGGTAGGAAGCAAAGTGAGTGGGACCAACTGGCTAGTTGGATTGTTAACAATGATTTGTACAGTGAGAATGTTGTTTGGTTAATTCAG ATCCCTCGACTCTACAATGTTTACAAAGAGATGGGGATTGTTACTTCATTTCAGAACATTCTTGACAACATTTTTATACCTCTGTTTGAGGTTACTGTGGATCCAGATTCACATCCTCAGTTACATGTTTTCTTGAAGCAG GTTGTAGGGCTGGATTTGGTAGATGATGAGAGTAAGCCTGAAAGACGCCCCACCAAACACATGCCAACACCAGATCAATGGACTAATGTATTTAATCCTGCATTCTCCTACTATGCGTATTATTGCTACGCAAACCTCTATACCTTAAACAag CTTCGTGAATCCAAGGGCATGACAACCATCAAATTCCGACCACATTCTGGGGAG GCTGGTGATATTGACCACCTTGCTGCAACATTTCTAACTGCTCATAATATTGCACATGGAATCAATTTAAGGAAATCTCCTGTACTACAGTATCTTTATTATTTGGCACAG ATTGGCTTGGCTATGTCTCCTCTGAGCAACAATTCCTTGTTTCTGGACTATCATCGGAATCCTTTTCCAATGTTTTTCCTACGTGGTCTGAATGTTTCCTTGTCTACGGATGATCCACTTCAAATACACTTAACAAAGGAACCTTTGGTGGAAGAATATAGCATAGCTGCTTCT GTGTGGAAGCTGAGTGCATGTGATTTATGTGAGATTGCCCGTAATTCAGTCTACCAGTCTGGTTTTTCACATGCTTTGAAG tcACACTGGATTGGAAAGGAGTATTACAAGAGAGGGCCTAATGGAAATGAGATACAGAGGACAAATGTACCTCATATCCGGCTGGAATTTCGTGACAGG ATCTGGAGAGAGGAGATGCAGCTGGTGTACCTGGGTAAGGCCATTATCCCTGAAGAAGTGGAGAAGTAA
- the LOC107899548 gene encoding AMP deaminase isoform X1, protein MDTSTVHLAMAALVGASLVAVSAYYMHRKTLNQLLEFAKTVEREREDISEGEESPQPQHSKKRRGQHFRWKGNGYYRRGSASLPDVTVISGGFDGEEKRNGPVNVDGIPPGLPRLHTLPEAKRSGSLIRPTSPKSPSASAFESIEGSDDEDNITDSSKLDITYLHTNGNAGPNLPDHINANGEAMQIAASSMIRSHSIAGDLHGVQPDPIAADILRKEPEQETFARLKISPSEVPLPDEVEVYVVLQECLEMRKRYVFKEAVAPWEKEVISDPSTPKPNPDPFFYAPEGNSDHYFEMQDGVIHVYDNKDTRRELFPVADATTFFTDLHHILRVIAAGNIRTLCFHRLNLLEQKFNLHLMLNADREFLAQKSAPHRDFYNVRKVDTHVHHSACMNQKHLLRFIKSKLRKEPDEVVIFRDGTYLTLKEVFESLDLTGYDLNVDLLDVHADKSTFHRFDKFNLKYNPCGQSRLREIFLKQDNLIQGRFLGELTKEVFSDLAASKYQMAEYRISIYGRKQSEWDQLASWIVNNDLYSENVVWLIQIPRLYNVYKEMGIVTSFQNILDNIFIPLFEVTVDPDSHPQLHVFLKQVVGLDLVDDESKPERRPTKHMPTPDQWTNVFNPAFSYYAYYCYANLYTLNKLRESKGMTTIKFRPHSGEAGDIDHLAATFLTAHNIAHGINLRKSPVLQYLYYLAQIGLAMSPLSNNSLFLDYHRNPFPMFFLRGLNVSLSTDDPLQIHLTKEPLVEEYSIAASVWKLSACDLCEIARNSVYQSGFSHALKSHWIGKEYYKRGPNGNEIQRTNVPHIRLEFRDRIWREEMQLVYLGKAIIPEEVEK, encoded by the exons ATGGACACGTCTACAGTTCATCTAGCGATGGCGGCTCTGGTCGGAGCTTCGTTGGTGGCAGTGTCGGCGTATTATATGCATAGGAAAACCTTAAATCAGTTGCTGGAGTTTGCCAAGACGGTGGAGAGGGAAAGGGAGGACATTTCCGAGGGAGAAGAGTCGCCACAGCCGCAGCACTCCAAGAAACGGCGCGGCCAACACTTCCGCTGGAAGGGGAACGGATACTACCGCCGCGGTTCGGCGTCTTTGCCGGATGTTACTGTGATATCCGGCGGATTTGATGGAGAAGAGAAACGCAATGGTCCTGTCAATGTCGATGGGATTCCTCCCGGTTTGCCGAGGCTCCATACTCTGCCTGAAG CTAAGAGATCTGGAAGTCTTATCCGACCCACTTCTCCAAAGTCCCCTAGTGCAAGTGCCTTTGAGAGTATAGAAGGGTCGGACGATGAAGATAATATCACCGACAGTTCTAAGTTAGACATTACATATCTGCATACTAATGGAAATGCC GGCCCAAATTTGCCTGATCACATCAATGCTAATGGAGAGGCAATGCAGATAGCTGCTTCTAGTATGATTCGGTCCCATAGTATAGCCGGTGACCTCCATGGTGTTCAACCTGATCCTATTGCAGCTGATATTCTAAGGAAAGAGCCAGAGCAAGAAACTTTTGCACGACTTAAAATTTCCCCTTCTG AGGTACCATTGCCGGATGAAGTTGAGGTCTATGTAGTTCTGCAAGAATGCCTGGAAATGCGGAAAAGATATGTATTCAAGGAGGCAGTTGCTCCTTGGGAAAAAGAAGTTATATCAGACCCAAGCACACCAAAACCTAATCCAGATCCCTTTTTTTATGCTCCTGAAGGAAACTCTGAT CATTATTTTGAGATGCAAGATGGAGTAATACATGTCTATGACAATAAAGATA CTAGAAGGGAGCTCTTTCCTGTAGCTGATGCGACAACCTTTTtcactgacttgcaccacatacTTCGCGTTATAGCGGCAGGCAATATCAGAACTTTGTGTTTTCACCGGCTAAATCTTCTAGAACAA AAATTCAATCTTCATTTGATGCTAAATGCGGATAGAGAATTTCTGGCTCAGAAAAGTGCACCACATAGGGACTTCTATAACGTAAGGAAAGTTGATACACATGTGCATCATTCAGCGTGCATGAACCAGAAACACCTTTTGAGGTTTATCAAGTCGAAGTTGAGGAAAGAACCGGATGAG GTTGTAATATTTCGAGATGGGACATATTTGACCTTGAAAGAAGTTTTTGAGAGCTTAGATTTAACTGG GTATGATTTAAATGTGGACCTTCTTGATGTTCATGCTGACAAAAGTACCTTTCATCGGTTTGATAAATTTAACCTCAAGTATAATCCTTGCGGTCAAAGTAGGCTCAGGGAGATTTTCCTCAAGCAGGACAATCTTATCCAAG GTCGATTCCTTGGTGAGTTGACAAAGGAAGTGTTTTCTGATCTTGCTGCAAGCAAATATCAA ATGGCTGAATACAGAATATCAATATATGGTAGGAAGCAAAGTGAGTGGGACCAACTGGCTAGTTGGATTGTTAACAATGATTTGTACAGTGAGAATGTTGTTTGGTTAATTCAG ATCCCTCGACTCTACAATGTTTACAAAGAGATGGGGATTGTTACTTCATTTCAGAACATTCTTGACAACATTTTTATACCTCTGTTTGAGGTTACTGTGGATCCAGATTCACATCCTCAGTTACATGTTTTCTTGAAGCAG GTTGTAGGGCTGGATTTGGTAGATGATGAGAGTAAGCCTGAAAGACGCCCCACCAAACACATGCCAACACCAGATCAATGGACTAATGTATTTAATCCTGCATTCTCCTACTATGCGTATTATTGCTACGCAAACCTCTATACCTTAAACAag CTTCGTGAATCCAAGGGCATGACAACCATCAAATTCCGACCACATTCTGGGGAG GCTGGTGATATTGACCACCTTGCTGCAACATTTCTAACTGCTCATAATATTGCACATGGAATCAATTTAAGGAAATCTCCTGTACTACAGTATCTTTATTATTTGGCACAG ATTGGCTTGGCTATGTCTCCTCTGAGCAACAATTCCTTGTTTCTGGACTATCATCGGAATCCTTTTCCAATGTTTTTCCTACGTGGTCTGAATGTTTCCTTGTCTACGGATGATCCACTTCAAATACACTTAACAAAGGAACCTTTGGTGGAAGAATATAGCATAGCTGCTTCT GTGTGGAAGCTGAGTGCATGTGATTTATGTGAGATTGCCCGTAATTCAGTCTACCAGTCTGGTTTTTCACATGCTTTGAAG tcACACTGGATTGGAAAGGAGTATTACAAGAGAGGGCCTAATGGAAATGAGATACAGAGGACAAATGTACCTCATATCCGGCTGGAATTTCGTGACAGG ATCTGGAGAGAGGAGATGCAGCTGGTGTACCTGGGTAAGGCCATTATCCCTGAAGAAGTGGAGAAGTAA